Proteins from a single region of Gossypium raimondii isolate GPD5lz unplaced genomic scaffold, ASM2569854v1 Contig00056, whole genome shotgun sequence:
- the LOC105782008 gene encoding protein PELPK2, which produces MASFSCFALAFVMALSFASIDVGIAARHLLQLPQLPPMPTLPTTTLPPLPSIPNLPQPSIPVLPRPGALPPLPTMPGLPTLPSVPRATLPPLPSMPTIPTAIPSIPFLSPPPSPSTP; this is translated from the coding sequence ATGGCATCTTTCAGTTGCTTTGCTTTAGCATTCGTGATGGCTTTGTCATTTGCAAGCATTGATGTTGGGATAGCAGCTCGTCACCTTCTGCAGCTGCCTCAATTGCCTCCAATGCCAACTTTGCCTACAACCACACTCCCCCCACTGCCATCTATCCCTAATCTCCCACAGCCATCCATACCGGTATTGCCAAGGCCTGGGGCGCTTCCACCACTTCCTACCATGCCTGGGTTGCCCACATTGCCAAGTGTACCAAGGGCCACACTGCCTCCTCTGCCAAGCATGCCCACAATCCCAACTGCAATCCCGTCtattcctttcctttctccACCACCTTCTCCTTCTACTCCTTGA